From the Paludisphaera mucosa genome, one window contains:
- a CDS encoding molybdopterin-dependent oxidoreductase, which produces MATILINGAEYPIPEGEKLNAIQMAKRVGVEIPYYCWHPALSVVANCRMCEVEVGAKDPKTGEVKMMPKLVPGCQTPAKDGTVLVTDSPKVREHQRMIMELLLINHPLDCPVCDQAGECGLQDYSYSHGQSTHRFVEERIVNPRKDVSDLIQLNQDRCIMCTRCVRFTREITQTAELQVTRRGNHAEIATFPGVTLDANPLAGNVVDVCPVGALLDKDFLHKQRVWFLTKHESVCTLCSTGCNVSVEENKGKVWRVKPRNNPHVNDYWICDEGRYGYKNGAAPDDLLGAMYVLKGDDHVAAPIAEALKVVARGFKQAVVEGKAVAGVLSPFLTVEEAYLMARYLKDLTPASVLAVGPVPTRGQDRTFAPDKSSGRSGDTTFLNPRPFTIHAEKAPNARGVRAVLEHVQGSVVEYDELLKKIEAGEIGALYAASGSPQDWIDEATAAAVRAKVGFIVLQDSRLSALAHKADVVLAGGTYAEKAGSYVNADGRIQYAEASLPPRDGALPDLDLFAILLDRPGPARSSEVLAELAAAAPAFAAAKGGVLPEYGASLDAAAPAEDGPPPFVDAWYTAMGAAKTR; this is translated from the coding sequence ATGGCCACGATCCTCATCAACGGCGCCGAATACCCGATCCCCGAGGGGGAGAAGCTCAACGCCATCCAGATGGCGAAGCGGGTCGGGGTCGAGATCCCCTACTACTGCTGGCACCCTGCGCTCTCGGTCGTGGCCAACTGCCGGATGTGCGAGGTCGAGGTCGGCGCCAAGGATCCCAAGACGGGCGAAGTGAAGATGATGCCCAAGCTCGTCCCCGGCTGCCAGACGCCGGCCAAGGACGGGACGGTCCTCGTCACCGACAGCCCCAAGGTCCGCGAGCACCAGCGGATGATCATGGAGCTGCTCCTGATCAACCACCCGCTCGACTGCCCGGTCTGCGACCAGGCCGGCGAGTGCGGCCTGCAGGACTACAGCTACAGCCACGGCCAGTCGACCCACCGCTTCGTCGAGGAGCGGATCGTCAACCCCAGGAAGGACGTCTCCGACCTGATCCAGCTGAACCAGGACCGGTGCATCATGTGCACCCGCTGCGTCCGGTTCACCCGCGAGATCACGCAGACGGCCGAGCTGCAGGTCACCCGCCGCGGCAACCACGCCGAGATCGCCACCTTCCCCGGCGTCACCCTCGACGCCAACCCGCTCGCCGGCAACGTCGTCGACGTCTGCCCCGTCGGCGCCCTGCTCGACAAGGATTTCCTCCACAAGCAGCGCGTCTGGTTCCTGACCAAGCACGAATCCGTCTGCACGCTCTGCTCGACCGGCTGCAACGTCAGCGTCGAGGAGAACAAGGGGAAGGTCTGGCGGGTCAAGCCCCGCAACAACCCCCACGTCAACGACTACTGGATCTGCGACGAAGGCCGCTACGGCTACAAGAACGGCGCGGCGCCCGACGACCTGCTCGGGGCCATGTACGTCCTGAAGGGGGACGACCACGTCGCCGCGCCGATCGCCGAGGCGCTCAAGGTCGTCGCCCGCGGCTTCAAGCAAGCGGTCGTCGAGGGCAAGGCCGTCGCCGGCGTCCTCTCGCCGTTCCTGACGGTCGAGGAAGCGTATTTGATGGCCCGATACCTGAAGGACCTGACGCCGGCCTCCGTGCTGGCCGTCGGGCCCGTCCCCACGCGCGGCCAGGACCGGACCTTCGCCCCCGACAAGTCGAGCGGGCGCTCGGGCGACACCACGTTCCTCAACCCCCGGCCGTTCACGATCCACGCCGAGAAGGCGCCCAACGCCCGCGGCGTCCGGGCCGTTTTGGAGCACGTCCAGGGCTCGGTGGTCGAGTACGACGAGCTGCTCAAGAAAATCGAGGCCGGCGAGATCGGCGCCCTCTACGCGGCGTCGGGCTCGCCCCAGGACTGGATCGACGAGGCGACCGCCGCGGCCGTCCGGGCCAAGGTCGGCTTCATCGTCCTCCAGGATTCGCGGCTGAGCGCCCTGGCCCACAAGGCCGACGTCGTGCTGGCCGGCGGGACGTATGCCGAAAAAGCCGGGTCGTACGTCAACGCCGACGGCCGGATCCAGTACGCTGAAGCGTCGCTGCCGCCCCGCGACGGCGCGCTGCCGGACCTCGACCTGTTCGCGATCCTGCTCGACCGCCCCGGCCCGGCGCGTTCGAGCGAGGTCCTGGCCGAGCTGGCGGCGGCGGCCCCGGCCTTCGCCGCGGCGAAGGGGGGCGTCCTGCCGGAGTACGGCGCGTCGCTGGACGCCGCGGCCCCGGCCGAGGACGGCCCGCCGCCGTTCGTCGACGCCTGGTACACGGCGATGGGCGCGGCCAAGACCCGCTGA
- the nuoH gene encoding NADH-quinone oxidoreductase subunit NuoH has product MTIWVLIGILIKMLVVVGVTQGAVAYLILVERKIAAYAQDRIGPNRCGREIGVPFALIQPLADGAKMLLKEDVVPKYVTKPLYILAPWIAIATAMIGFAVVPFGPVGPNQIIDFQIAPNVDIGILYVLAVGSLAVYGVILAGWASNNKYAFIGGLRSSAQLISYEIPLGLSILGMVLIAGSLDMNRIMAWQSRHVWGILVQPLGFILFFTSAFAETNRLPFDLPESEQELVGGFHTEYSAMKFGMFFLGEYLHVITVSFITVILFFGGWDVPFVTSPDQSGLLWAIVKVGVITSKVGLVILFIMWVRWTLPRFRYDQLMDLAWKSMIPLALINLVMTAGIVQLVRTYWV; this is encoded by the coding sequence ATGACGATCTGGGTGCTGATCGGGATCCTCATCAAGATGCTGGTGGTCGTCGGCGTGACGCAGGGGGCGGTCGCGTACCTGATCCTCGTCGAGCGCAAGATCGCCGCCTACGCCCAGGACCGCATCGGTCCCAACCGCTGCGGCCGCGAGATCGGCGTGCCCTTCGCGCTCATCCAGCCGCTGGCCGACGGCGCCAAGATGCTCCTCAAGGAGGACGTCGTCCCCAAGTACGTGACCAAGCCGCTCTACATCCTGGCCCCCTGGATCGCCATCGCCACGGCCATGATCGGCTTCGCCGTCGTGCCGTTCGGGCCGGTCGGGCCGAACCAGATCATCGACTTCCAGATCGCCCCCAACGTCGACATCGGCATCCTGTATGTGCTGGCCGTCGGCAGCCTGGCGGTCTACGGCGTGATCCTGGCGGGGTGGGCGTCGAACAACAAATACGCGTTCATCGGCGGCCTGCGGTCGAGCGCCCAGCTCATCAGCTACGAGATCCCTCTCGGCCTGTCGATCCTGGGCATGGTGCTGATCGCCGGCTCGCTCGACATGAACCGGATCATGGCCTGGCAGAGCCGCCACGTCTGGGGGATTCTCGTCCAACCCCTGGGGTTCATCCTGTTCTTCACGAGCGCGTTCGCCGAGACCAACCGGCTGCCGTTCGACCTGCCCGAGTCCGAGCAGGAGCTGGTCGGCGGGTTCCACACCGAATACTCGGCGATGAAGTTCGGCATGTTTTTCCTCGGCGAATATCTGCACGTGATCACGGTCAGCTTCATCACCGTGATCCTGTTCTTCGGCGGCTGGGACGTCCCCTTCGTGACCTCGCCCGACCAGTCGGGGTTGCTCTGGGCGATCGTGAAGGTCGGCGTCATCACCTCCAAGGTCGGCCTGGTGATCCTGTTCATCATGTGGGTCCGCTGGACGCTCCCCCGGTTCCGCTACGACCAGCTCATGGACCTGGCCTGGAAGTCGATGATCCCGCTGGCCCTGATCAACCTCGTGATGACGGCCGGGATCGTGCAGCTCGTCCGGACGTACTGGGTCTGA